In Micromonospora sp. WMMD980, the following are encoded in one genomic region:
- the gap gene encoding type I glyceraldehyde-3-phosphate dehydrogenase translates to MTIRVGINGFGRIGRNFFRAVLASGADIEIVAVNDLTDNATLAHLVKYDSILGRLPHEVKASADEITVGGKAIKVFEEKDPGKLPWSEVGVDVVIESTGFFTDATKAKAHIDGGAKKVIISAPAKNEDVTVVMGVNQDQYDPAKHNIISNASCTTNCLAPMAKVLQDTFGITKGLMTTIHAYTQDQNLQDAPHKDLRRARAAALNIVPTSTGAAKAIGLVLPELKGKLDGYALRVPIPTGSATDLTVEVGRETTVDEVNAAIKAAAEGPLKGVLVYNEDPIVSADIVTDPASCIFDAPLTKVIGNQVKVVGWYDNEWGYSNRLVDLVKLVGSSL, encoded by the coding sequence GTGACCATCCGGGTTGGCATCAACGGCTTCGGCCGGATCGGCCGTAACTTCTTCCGGGCAGTGCTGGCGTCCGGCGCTGACATCGAGATCGTCGCGGTCAACGACCTGACCGACAACGCGACGCTCGCCCACCTTGTCAAGTACGACAGCATCCTGGGCCGCCTCCCGCACGAGGTGAAGGCCAGCGCCGACGAGATCACCGTGGGCGGCAAGGCCATCAAGGTGTTCGAGGAGAAGGACCCCGGCAAGCTGCCGTGGAGCGAGGTCGGCGTCGATGTCGTCATCGAGTCCACCGGGTTCTTCACCGACGCCACCAAGGCGAAGGCGCACATCGACGGCGGGGCCAAGAAGGTCATCATCTCCGCGCCGGCGAAGAACGAGGACGTCACCGTGGTCATGGGCGTCAACCAGGACCAGTACGACCCGGCCAAGCACAACATCATCTCGAACGCGTCCTGCACCACCAACTGCCTCGCTCCGATGGCGAAGGTCCTCCAGGACACGTTCGGCATCACCAAGGGTCTGATGACCACCATCCACGCGTACACGCAGGACCAGAACCTGCAGGACGCGCCGCACAAGGACCTGCGCCGGGCCCGGGCCGCCGCGCTCAACATCGTGCCGACCTCGACCGGCGCGGCGAAGGCGATCGGCCTGGTGCTGCCGGAGCTGAAGGGCAAGCTGGACGGCTACGCGCTGCGGGTGCCGATCCCGACCGGCTCGGCCACCGACCTGACCGTCGAGGTCGGCCGGGAGACCACCGTGGACGAGGTCAACGCCGCGATCAAGGCCGCCGCCGAGGGCCCGCTGAAGGGCGTCCTGGTCTACAACGAGGACCCGATCGTCTCCGCCGACATCGTCACCGACCCGGCGTCGTGCATCTTCGACGCGCCGCTGACCAAGGTGATCGGCAACCAGGTCAAGGTCGTCGGCTGGTACGACAACGAGTGGGGCTACTCCAACCGCCTCGTCGACCTGGTCAAGCTGGTGGGTTCGTCGCTGTGA
- a CDS encoding phosphoglycerate kinase yields MTIRDLDDLLAEGVSGRRVLVRADLNVPLDKQTGDITDHNSASAPQGGAPDGMRIADDGRIRAVLPTLSALVQAGAKVVVCSHLGRPKGAPDSQFSLRPVAGRLGELLGAPVRFAEDTVGDSARSIVAELADGQVALLENLRFNKGETSKDDAERGAFADQLAALGDAYVDDAFGAVHRKHASVHDVPARLPHVAGRLVLREVEVLSKLTGAPERPYVVVLGGSKVSDKLAVIEALLPTVDRLLIGGGMCFTFLKAQGHEVGTSLLEEEMVETCRNLLERAPGKIMLPVDVVAADAFAPDAAHDTVPADGIPSHRLGLDIGPETVAGFAAVLTQAKTIFWNGPMGVFEMAAFANGTRGVAEAITKADAFSVVGGGDSAAAVRALGLDESSFGHISTGGGASLEYLEGKTLPGIAALEN; encoded by the coding sequence GTGACGATCCGCGACCTCGACGACCTGCTCGCCGAGGGGGTGTCGGGTCGGCGCGTGCTGGTGCGCGCCGACCTGAACGTCCCGCTCGACAAGCAGACCGGTGACATCACCGATCATAATTCCGCCTCCGCGCCGCAAGGCGGCGCTCCGGACGGAATGAGGATCGCCGACGACGGGCGCATCCGGGCCGTGCTGCCGACGCTGAGCGCGCTGGTGCAGGCCGGCGCGAAGGTGGTCGTCTGCTCGCACCTGGGTCGCCCGAAGGGCGCGCCGGACTCGCAGTTCAGCCTCCGCCCGGTCGCCGGGCGGCTCGGTGAGCTGCTCGGCGCCCCGGTGCGCTTCGCCGAGGACACCGTCGGCGACTCGGCCCGGTCCATCGTGGCCGAGCTGGCCGACGGCCAGGTCGCACTGCTGGAGAACCTGCGCTTCAACAAGGGCGAGACCAGCAAGGACGACGCGGAGCGGGGCGCTTTCGCCGACCAGCTCGCGGCGCTCGGCGACGCGTACGTCGACGACGCGTTCGGCGCGGTGCACCGCAAGCACGCCAGCGTGCACGACGTGCCGGCGCGCCTGCCGCACGTCGCCGGCCGGCTGGTGCTGCGCGAGGTCGAGGTGCTCAGCAAGCTGACCGGCGCGCCCGAGCGGCCGTACGTGGTGGTGCTGGGCGGCTCGAAGGTCTCCGACAAGCTGGCCGTGATCGAGGCGCTGCTGCCCACTGTCGACCGGCTGCTCATCGGCGGCGGGATGTGCTTCACCTTCCTCAAGGCCCAGGGCCACGAGGTGGGCACCTCGCTGCTGGAGGAGGAGATGGTCGAGACCTGCCGCAACCTGCTGGAACGCGCGCCGGGCAAGATCATGCTCCCGGTCGACGTGGTGGCCGCGGACGCCTTCGCGCCGGACGCCGCGCACGACACGGTGCCGGCCGACGGCATCCCCAGCCACCGGCTGGGCCTGGACATCGGCCCGGAGACGGTGGCCGGCTTCGCCGCCGTGCTGACCCAGGCGAAGACGATCTTCTGGAACGGCCCGATGGGCGTGTTCGAGATGGCCGCGTTCGCCAACGGTACCCGTGGGGTGGCCGAGGCGATCACCAAGGCCGACGCGTTCAGCGTGGTCGGCGGCGGCGACTCGGCGGCGGCGGTGCGGGCGCTGGGTCTGGACGAGTCCTCGTTCGGGCACATCTCCACCGGTGGTGGCGCCTCCCTGGAATACCTGGAGGGCAAGACCCTCCCCGGCATCGCGGCTCTGGAGAACTGA
- the uvrC gene encoding excinuclease ABC subunit UvrC: MADPSTYRPATGTIPESPGVYRFRDGTGRVIYVGKARNLRSRLNSYFADPVNLHQRTRQMVFTAESVDWITVATEVEALQQEYTWIKQYDPRFNVRYRDDKSYPYLAVTLDEEYPRLQVMRGAKRKGVRYFGPYSHAWAIRETLDLLLRVFPARTCSSGVFKRAGQVGRPCLLGYIGKCSAPCVGTVSAERHREIVDGFCDFMAGRTDTMVRRLDKDMREASEQLEFERAARLRDDVAALRRAMEKQTVVLGDGTDADVVAFADDPLEAAVQVFHVRDGRVRGQRGWVVEKTEELTTGDLVHHFCTQVYGGEQGEADVPRELLVPELPADADALADWLSTRRGSRVSLRVPQRGDKRSLLETVERNARDALTRHKLKRAGDLTTRGQALDEIADALAMRTSPLRIECYDVSQIQGTDVVASMVVFEDGLPRKSEYRRFIVRGATDDLSAMSEVLRRRFARYLDARAETGELGEETAADPDRPGIDPTTGRPRRFAYPPQLVVVDGGPPQVAAAAKALTELGIDDVALCGLAKRLEEVWLPDDDYPVILPRTSEALYLLQRVRDEAHRFAITFHRQRRSKRMTESALDNVPGLGEVRRKALLRHFGSLKRLSAATVEEITEVPGVGRRTAEAILAALDSDPAKTPS, from the coding sequence GTGGCTGACCCCTCGACCTACCGTCCCGCGACCGGCACCATTCCGGAGTCTCCAGGGGTCTACCGCTTCCGCGACGGCACCGGCCGGGTGATCTATGTCGGCAAGGCGCGCAACCTGCGCAGCCGGCTCAACTCCTACTTCGCCGACCCGGTCAACCTGCACCAGCGCACCCGGCAGATGGTCTTCACCGCCGAGTCGGTCGACTGGATCACCGTGGCCACCGAGGTGGAGGCGCTCCAGCAGGAATACACCTGGATCAAGCAGTACGACCCCCGGTTCAACGTCCGCTACCGCGACGACAAGTCCTACCCCTACCTGGCGGTCACCCTCGACGAGGAATACCCCCGCCTGCAGGTGATGCGTGGCGCGAAGCGCAAGGGCGTGCGCTACTTCGGGCCCTACTCGCACGCCTGGGCCATCCGCGAGACGCTCGACCTGCTGCTGCGCGTCTTCCCGGCGCGCACCTGCTCATCCGGGGTGTTCAAGCGCGCCGGTCAGGTCGGCCGGCCCTGCCTCCTGGGCTACATCGGCAAGTGCTCGGCGCCGTGCGTCGGCACGGTGAGCGCCGAGCGCCACCGGGAGATCGTCGACGGCTTCTGCGACTTCATGGCCGGCCGCACCGACACCATGGTCCGCCGGCTGGACAAGGACATGCGCGAGGCCAGCGAGCAGTTGGAGTTCGAGCGGGCCGCCCGGCTGCGCGACGACGTGGCCGCGCTGCGCCGGGCCATGGAGAAGCAGACCGTGGTGCTCGGCGACGGCACCGACGCCGACGTGGTGGCGTTCGCCGACGACCCGCTCGAAGCCGCGGTGCAGGTCTTCCACGTCCGCGACGGTCGGGTGCGCGGCCAGCGCGGCTGGGTGGTGGAGAAGACCGAGGAGCTGACCACCGGCGACCTCGTGCACCACTTCTGCACCCAGGTCTACGGCGGCGAGCAGGGCGAGGCCGACGTCCCCCGGGAGTTGCTCGTCCCCGAGCTGCCCGCCGACGCCGACGCGCTGGCCGACTGGCTCTCCACCCGGCGGGGCAGCCGGGTGTCGCTGCGGGTGCCGCAGCGGGGCGACAAGCGGTCGCTGCTGGAAACCGTCGAGCGCAACGCCAGGGACGCGCTGACCCGGCACAAGCTCAAGCGCGCCGGTGACCTGACGACCCGCGGCCAGGCCCTCGACGAGATCGCCGACGCGCTCGCCATGCGCACCTCGCCGCTGCGCATCGAGTGCTACGACGTCTCCCAGATCCAGGGCACCGACGTGGTCGCCAGCATGGTCGTCTTCGAGGACGGGTTGCCCCGCAAGAGCGAATACCGGCGATTCATCGTGCGCGGCGCCACCGACGACCTCTCCGCCATGTCCGAGGTGCTGCGTCGGCGGTTCGCCCGCTACCTCGACGCGCGGGCCGAGACCGGCGAGCTGGGCGAGGAGACCGCCGCGGACCCCGACCGCCCCGGCATCGACCCGACGACCGGTCGGCCGCGCCGGTTCGCCTACCCGCCGCAGCTGGTGGTGGTCGACGGTGGCCCGCCCCAGGTGGCCGCCGCCGCGAAGGCGCTGACCGAGCTGGGCATCGACGACGTGGCGCTGTGCGGGCTGGCCAAACGGCTGGAGGAGGTCTGGCTGCCCGACGACGACTACCCGGTCATCCTGCCGCGCACCTCCGAGGCGCTCTACCTGCTGCAACGCGTCCGCGACGAGGCCCACCGCTTCGCCATCACGTTCCACCGCCAGCGGCGCTCCAAGCGGATGACCGAGTCCGCGCTGGACAACGTGCCCGGGCTCGGCGAGGTCCGGCGCAAGGCGCTGCTGCGGCACTTCGGCTCGCTCAAGCGGCTCTCCGCGGCCACCGTGGAGGAGATCACCGAGGTGCCCGGCGTGGGCCGGCGTACGGCCGAGGCCATCCTCGCCGCCCTCGACAGCGATCCGGCGAAGACGCCGTCCTGA
- a CDS encoding C39 family peptidase → MATTLLRKTVLTAAGIAATAGGVAGPAIAAHAAPTERAAVVADRKGHGERELDVRYEAQPNFYFCGPAAARNALSVQGKNIDVDAMAKEMGITENGTNSINDITPVLNKETGRKDAYKSVEIRSPKADDKQTDTLRADIVRTVDNGRAVVANIAGTATDTDGTTHSFEGGHYLSVIGYRDDGHTVTIADSANPNMASYRMSVDNLADWIATRGYSTS, encoded by the coding sequence ATGGCTACCACCCTGCTGCGTAAGACCGTGCTGACCGCTGCCGGTATCGCCGCCACCGCCGGTGGCGTCGCCGGACCCGCCATCGCCGCGCACGCCGCCCCCACCGAGCGCGCCGCGGTTGTCGCCGACCGCAAGGGCCACGGCGAACGGGAACTCGACGTGCGCTACGAGGCGCAGCCCAACTTCTACTTCTGCGGCCCCGCCGCGGCCCGCAACGCCCTGTCCGTGCAGGGCAAGAACATCGACGTCGACGCCATGGCCAAGGAGATGGGCATCACCGAGAACGGCACCAACAGCATCAACGACATCACCCCGGTGCTGAACAAGGAGACCGGCCGCAAGGACGCCTACAAGTCGGTCGAGATCCGCAGCCCGAAGGCCGACGACAAGCAGACCGACACCCTGCGCGCCGACATCGTGCGCACGGTCGACAACGGCCGCGCGGTCGTGGCCAACATCGCCGGCACCGCCACCGACACCGACGGCACCACCCACTCCTTCGAGGGCGGGCACTACCTCAGCGTCATCGGCTACCGCGACGACGGCCACACCGTCACCATCGCCGACAGCGCCAACCCGAACATGGCCTCCTACCGGATGAGCGTCGACAACCTCGCCGACTGGATCGCCACCCGCGGCTACAGCACCAGCTGA
- the whiA gene encoding DNA-binding protein WhiA: MAMTAAVKDELSRVDVPKPCCRRAEMAALLRFAGGLHIVSGRVVVEAELDTGAVARRLRREIAEVYGYPSEIHVLASGGLRKGSHFIVRVVKDGEALARQTGLLDVRGRPVRGLPPHVVAANVCCAVSAWRGAFMAHGSLTEPGRSSALEITCPGPESALALVGAARRIGITAKNREVRGVDRVVVKDGDAIAALLTRIGAHSSVLAWEERRVRREVRATANRLANFDDANLRRSARAAVAAAARVTRALEILADDAPNHLTSAGRLRLEHRQASLEELGALAEPPLTKDAIAGRIRRLLALADKRARDLGIPDTEAAVTPDMLVV, from the coding sequence ATGGCGATGACGGCTGCGGTCAAGGACGAGCTGAGTCGGGTCGACGTGCCCAAGCCCTGCTGCCGCCGGGCGGAGATGGCCGCCCTGCTGCGCTTCGCTGGCGGCCTGCACATCGTGTCGGGGCGCGTGGTGGTCGAGGCGGAGCTGGACACCGGCGCGGTGGCCCGCCGGCTGCGGCGGGAGATCGCCGAGGTCTACGGCTATCCGAGCGAGATCCACGTGCTCGCCTCGGGCGGCCTGCGCAAGGGCAGCCACTTCATCGTGCGGGTGGTCAAGGACGGCGAGGCGCTGGCCCGGCAGACCGGCCTGCTGGACGTGCGGGGCCGCCCGGTGCGGGGCCTGCCGCCGCACGTGGTGGCCGCCAACGTCTGCTGCGCGGTCTCGGCCTGGCGGGGCGCGTTCATGGCGCACGGCTCGCTGACCGAGCCGGGCCGCTCCAGCGCCTTGGAGATCACCTGCCCGGGGCCGGAGTCGGCGCTCGCGCTGGTCGGCGCCGCCCGCCGGATCGGCATCACCGCCAAGAACCGTGAGGTGCGCGGCGTGGACCGGGTGGTGGTGAAGGACGGCGACGCGATCGCCGCGCTGCTCACCCGCATCGGCGCGCACTCCAGCGTGCTGGCCTGGGAGGAGCGTCGGGTCCGCCGCGAGGTGCGCGCGACCGCCAACCGGCTGGCCAACTTCGACGACGCGAACCTGCGCCGCTCGGCGCGCGCGGCGGTGGCCGCCGCCGCCCGGGTGACCCGGGCGCTGGAGATCCTCGCCGACGACGCGCCCAACCACCTGACCTCGGCCGGGCGGCTGCGGCTGGAGCACCGCCAGGCGTCGCTGGAGGAGCTGGGCGCGCTCGCCGAGCCGCCGCTGACCAAGGACGCCATCGCCGGCCGGATCCGCCGGCTGCTCGCGCTCGCCGACAAGCGGGCCCGTGACCTCGGCATCCCGGATACCGAAGCGGCAGTCACGCCGGACATGCTCGTGGTCTGA
- the tpiA gene encoding triose-phosphate isomerase has translation MASTTRRPLMAGNWKMNLNHLEANLLVQKLAASLNEKQLTDVECVVLPPFTDLRTVQTAVDGDKLLIGYGAQDLSPFASGAYTGDIAGPMLAKLGCGYVVVGHSERRQYHYEDDALVNAKVAAALANGLTPILCIGEGLEIREQLKQVPHCCDQLDGALKGLTAEQVTKVVVAYEPVWAIGTGKTATPEDAQEVCGEVRKRLVETYDEATAGQVRILYGGSVKASNVAAIMAQPDVDGALVGGASLDAEEFAQICRFPEHTAR, from the coding sequence ATGGCGAGCACCACCCGCCGGCCGCTGATGGCCGGCAACTGGAAGATGAACCTGAACCACCTCGAGGCCAACCTGCTGGTGCAGAAGCTGGCCGCGAGCCTCAACGAGAAGCAGCTCACCGACGTCGAGTGCGTGGTGCTGCCGCCCTTCACCGACCTGCGTACCGTGCAGACCGCGGTGGACGGCGACAAGCTGCTGATCGGCTACGGCGCGCAGGACCTGTCGCCGTTCGCCTCGGGCGCCTACACCGGCGACATCGCCGGGCCGATGCTGGCGAAGCTGGGCTGCGGCTACGTGGTGGTCGGCCACTCCGAGCGGCGGCAGTACCACTACGAGGACGACGCGCTGGTCAACGCGAAGGTGGCGGCGGCGCTGGCGAACGGGCTCACCCCGATCCTGTGCATCGGTGAGGGCCTGGAGATCCGCGAGCAGCTCAAGCAGGTTCCGCACTGCTGCGACCAGCTCGACGGCGCGCTGAAGGGCCTCACCGCCGAGCAGGTGACGAAGGTCGTCGTGGCGTACGAGCCGGTCTGGGCGATCGGCACCGGCAAGACGGCGACGCCGGAGGACGCGCAGGAGGTCTGCGGCGAGGTGCGCAAGCGGCTCGTGGAGACCTATGACGAGGCCACCGCCGGGCAGGTCCGGATCCTCTACGGCGGGTCGGTCAAGGCGTCGAACGTCGCCGCGATCATGGCTCAGCCCGACGTGGACGGGGCCCTGGTCGGGGGCGCGAGCCTGGACGCGGAGGAGTTCGCGCAGATCTGTCGGTTCCCGGAGCACACGGCCCGCTGA
- the recQ gene encoding DNA helicase RecQ translates to MVSPTEQRTSDALGVLRRVFGYDAFRGVQQDIIEHVVAGGDALVLMPTGGGKSLCYQIPALVRDGVAVVVSPLIALMQDQVDALTAVGVRAGFLNSTQDPGERRRVEAAYLAGDLDLLYLAPEGLAVRSTLGLLERGKIGLFAIDEAHCVSQWGHDFRPDYLNLSMLHERWPQVPRIALTATATRATRTEIATRLQLTDARHFVASFDRPNIQYRIVPKREPRRQLLSLLRDEHPGDAGIVYCLSRASVDKTAEFLVANGIPALPYHAGLDAGTRARNQQRFLREDGLVMVATIAFGMGIDKPDVRFVAHLDLPKSVEGYYQETGRAGRDGLPSTAWLAYGLQDVVQQRKMIDTSEGDLAHRRNLAAHLDAMLALCETVRCRRAQLLDYFGETGAANCGNCDTCLDPPESWDGTVAAQKLLSTVYRLDRERNQRFGAGHSIDILLGKHTDKIDQHGHDALSTFGIGTDLRDVEWRGVVRQLLAEGLLAVEGDYGTLALTENSADVLGRRRTVTLRKEPERPLSGRSAKPRGSATVVADLSPAAAGVFERLRAWRAATAKEQGVPAYVVFHDATLRQIAAEPPTSLAELSRFSGVGENKLAKYGDGILAVLAEG, encoded by the coding sequence ATGGTCTCCCCCACCGAGCAGCGGACCTCCGACGCGCTGGGCGTGCTGCGCCGGGTCTTCGGCTACGACGCCTTCCGCGGCGTCCAGCAGGACATCATCGAGCACGTGGTGGCCGGCGGCGACGCGCTGGTGCTCATGCCCACCGGCGGCGGCAAGTCGCTCTGCTACCAGATCCCGGCGCTGGTCCGCGACGGCGTGGCGGTGGTCGTCTCGCCGCTGATCGCGCTCATGCAGGACCAGGTCGACGCGCTCACCGCGGTGGGCGTGCGGGCCGGGTTCCTCAACTCGACCCAGGACCCGGGCGAGCGGCGCCGGGTCGAGGCGGCCTACCTGGCCGGCGACCTGGACCTGCTCTACCTGGCGCCGGAAGGGCTGGCCGTGCGGTCCACCCTGGGCCTGCTGGAACGCGGAAAGATCGGCCTGTTCGCGATCGACGAGGCGCACTGCGTCTCCCAGTGGGGGCACGACTTCCGCCCCGACTACCTCAACCTGTCGATGCTGCACGAGCGCTGGCCGCAGGTGCCGCGGATCGCGCTGACCGCCACCGCGACCCGGGCCACCCGCACCGAGATCGCCACCCGCCTCCAGCTCACCGACGCCCGGCACTTCGTGGCCAGCTTCGACCGGCCCAACATCCAATACCGGATCGTGCCCAAGCGGGAGCCGCGCCGGCAACTGCTGAGCCTGCTGCGCGACGAGCACCCGGGCGACGCCGGCATCGTCTACTGCCTGTCCCGGGCCTCGGTGGACAAGACCGCCGAGTTCCTGGTCGCCAACGGCATCCCGGCGCTGCCCTACCACGCCGGCCTGGACGCGGGCACCCGCGCGCGGAACCAGCAGCGCTTCCTGCGCGAGGACGGGCTGGTCATGGTGGCCACCATCGCGTTCGGCATGGGCATCGACAAGCCCGACGTGCGCTTCGTCGCCCACCTCGACCTGCCCAAGTCGGTCGAGGGCTACTACCAGGAGACCGGCCGCGCCGGGCGGGACGGGCTGCCGTCCACGGCCTGGCTGGCGTACGGGCTCCAGGACGTGGTGCAGCAACGCAAGATGATCGACACGTCGGAGGGCGACCTGGCGCACCGGCGCAACCTCGCCGCCCACCTCGACGCCATGCTGGCGCTCTGCGAGACGGTCCGCTGCCGCCGCGCCCAGCTTCTCGACTACTTCGGTGAGACCGGGGCGGCCAACTGCGGCAACTGCGACACCTGCCTCGACCCGCCGGAGTCCTGGGACGGCACGGTGGCCGCGCAGAAGCTGCTCTCCACCGTCTACCGGCTCGACCGGGAACGCAACCAGCGATTCGGTGCCGGGCACAGCATCGACATCCTGCTCGGCAAGCACACCGACAAGATCGACCAGCACGGCCACGACGCGTTGAGCACGTTCGGCATCGGCACCGACCTCCGCGACGTCGAGTGGCGCGGGGTGGTGCGGCAGCTGCTCGCCGAGGGCCTGCTCGCGGTGGAGGGCGACTACGGCACGCTGGCGCTGACCGAGAACAGCGCCGACGTGCTCGGCCGGCGGCGCACGGTCACCCTGCGCAAGGAGCCGGAGCGCCCGCTGTCCGGCCGGTCGGCGAAGCCGCGCGGGTCGGCCACCGTCGTCGCGGACCTCTCCCCGGCCGCCGCCGGCGTCTTCGAGCGGTTGCGCGCCTGGCGGGCGGCGACCGCCAAGGAACAGGGCGTACCGGCGTACGTGGTCTTCCACGACGCGACGCTGCGCCAGATCGCCGCCGAGCCGCCGACGTCGCTGGCCGAGCTGTCCCGCTTCAGCGGCGTGGGCGAGAACAAGCTCGCCAAGTACGGCGACGGGATCCTCGCCGTCCTCGCGGAGGGCTGA
- the secG gene encoding preprotein translocase subunit SecG, translating into MPIWFAYTMITLLVITSVLLVLLILLHRGKGGGLSSMFGGGVSSSLAGSSVAEKNLDRYTVLVGIVWFACIVGLGLWLRLQMSSGT; encoded by the coding sequence ATGCCGATCTGGTTCGCCTACACGATGATCACGCTGTTGGTCATCACCAGCGTGCTGCTCGTCCTGCTGATCCTCCTGCACCGCGGTAAGGGCGGCGGGTTGTCGAGCATGTTCGGCGGCGGCGTCAGCTCCAGCCTGGCCGGTTCCTCGGTGGCCGAGAAGAACCTCGACCGCTACACCGTTCTGGTAGGGATCGTCTGGTTCGCGTGCATCGTCGGGCTGGGGCTCTGGCTCCGGCTCCAGATGAGCAGCGGCACCTGA
- the rapZ gene encoding RNase adapter RapZ, whose protein sequence is MPTDAETAEGRPAPAEAETSLVVVTGLSGGGRSTVARALENVGYYVVDNLPQALLLDMAELASKAGGAARRTAMVLDVRSRAFSTDLAGAIRELRERGFSPRVVFVDADDEVLIRRFESVRRSHPLQGDGRLADGIAVERTLLEEAREQADVIIDTSHLNVNQLRRRVEELFGGEDARRLRITVLSFGFKYGLPPDADFVMDARFLPNPYWVPELREHTGREEAVSAYVLGQEGADAFVAGYADLVNATTAGFEREGKRYLTVAVGCTGGKHRSVAIAEELAVRLRASGIAANPQHRDLGRE, encoded by the coding sequence GTGCCGACCGACGCGGAGACGGCGGAGGGACGACCGGCGCCGGCGGAGGCGGAAACCTCCCTGGTGGTGGTGACCGGCCTCTCCGGCGGTGGCCGCAGCACGGTGGCCCGGGCGTTGGAGAACGTCGGTTACTACGTGGTCGACAACCTGCCCCAGGCGCTCCTGCTGGACATGGCCGAGCTGGCGTCCAAGGCCGGCGGCGCGGCCCGGCGTACGGCGATGGTGCTCGACGTGCGCTCCCGCGCCTTCTCCACGGACCTGGCCGGCGCGATCCGGGAGCTGCGCGAGCGGGGCTTCTCGCCCCGGGTGGTCTTCGTCGACGCCGACGACGAGGTGCTGATCCGCCGGTTCGAGAGCGTGCGCCGCTCGCACCCGTTGCAGGGCGACGGGCGGCTGGCCGACGGCATCGCGGTCGAGCGGACGCTGCTGGAGGAGGCCCGGGAGCAGGCCGACGTGATCATCGACACCAGCCACCTGAACGTCAACCAGCTCCGCCGCCGGGTGGAGGAGCTGTTCGGCGGGGAGGACGCCCGCCGGCTGCGGATCACCGTGCTGTCGTTCGGTTTCAAGTACGGCCTCCCGCCGGACGCCGACTTCGTGATGGACGCCAGGTTCCTGCCCAACCCGTACTGGGTGCCGGAGCTGCGCGAGCACACCGGGCGCGAGGAGGCGGTCAGCGCGTACGTGCTGGGTCAGGAGGGCGCCGACGCGTTCGTCGCCGGGTACGCCGACCTGGTCAACGCCACCACCGCGGGTTTCGAGCGGGAGGGCAAGCGTTACCTGACGGTGGCGGTCGGCTGCACCGGCGGCAAGCACCGCAGCGTCGCGATCGCCGAGGAGTTGGCCGTCCGGCTGCGCGCCTCCGGCATCGCCGCCAACCCGCAGCACCGGGACCTGGGGCGGGAGTGA
- the yvcK gene encoding uridine diphosphate-N-acetylglucosamine-binding protein YvcK yields MTPTRVVAFGGGHGLSASLRALRHCVPGLDLDITAVVTVGDDGGSSGRLRAERGGLPPGDLRQALVALSGDHPATRRSAALFQHRFAAAAPVPTLGAPAPDSGAGDPLAGHAVGNLLLHGLTELLGDPVAALDHAGAMLGAVGRVLPMSRQPVGIEAQVRGADPARPDEVRTLRGQHQVAVTTGIVESLRLTPAAPAACAEAVTAVRAADWLIFGPGSWYTSVLPHLLVPGLADAIVSSPARRLVTLNLVAEKETSGLSLPDHLDTLRRYLPELKVDMVLADSTAVGDPVAVERAAESLGARLVLAPVAVTDGTPRHDPAALGAALVPVLGADR; encoded by the coding sequence GTGACCCCGACCAGGGTGGTCGCGTTCGGTGGCGGCCACGGCCTCTCGGCGTCCCTGCGGGCGCTGCGGCACTGCGTACCCGGACTTGACCTGGACATCACCGCGGTGGTCACGGTCGGCGACGACGGCGGCTCCAGCGGCCGGTTGCGCGCCGAGCGCGGTGGCCTGCCCCCGGGCGACCTGCGACAGGCGCTGGTCGCGCTCTCCGGTGACCATCCGGCGACCCGGCGCAGCGCGGCGCTGTTCCAGCACCGCTTCGCCGCCGCCGCGCCGGTGCCGACGCTGGGCGCGCCGGCTCCGGACAGCGGCGCGGGCGATCCGCTGGCCGGCCACGCGGTGGGCAACCTGCTGCTGCACGGGCTGACCGAGCTGCTCGGCGACCCGGTGGCGGCGCTCGACCACGCCGGCGCGATGCTCGGCGCGGTCGGCCGGGTGCTGCCGATGTCCCGCCAGCCGGTGGGGATCGAGGCCCAGGTCCGCGGCGCCGACCCGGCCCGCCCGGACGAGGTGCGCACGCTGCGCGGGCAGCACCAGGTGGCGGTCACCACGGGCATTGTGGAGTCGCTGCGGCTGACCCCGGCCGCGCCGGCCGCTTGCGCCGAGGCGGTGACCGCGGTACGCGCAGCCGACTGGCTCATCTTCGGGCCGGGCAGCTGGTACACCAGTGTGTTGCCGCACCTGCTGGTGCCCGGCCTGGCCGACGCGATCGTCTCCAGCCCGGCGCGCCGGCTGGTGACGCTGAACCTGGTGGCCGAGAAGGAGACGTCCGGGCTGTCCCTGCCCGACCATCTGGACACCCTGCGGCGCTATCTGCCCGAGTTGAAGGTGGACATGGTGCTGGCCGACTCCACGGCGGTGGGTGACCCCGTGGCGGTCGAACGTGCGGCAGAATCGCTGGGTGCCCGGCTGGTCCTCGCCCCCGTCGCCGTCACCGACGGCACACCCCGTCATGATCCGGCCGCACTCGGCGCCGCACTGGTGCCTGTCCTGGGCGCCGATCGTTAG